In Juglans regia cultivar Chandler chromosome 13, Walnut 2.0, whole genome shotgun sequence, the following proteins share a genomic window:
- the LOC108983021 gene encoding oligopeptide transporter 4-like, which translates to MGTLDIQTPSKSTDPEKHIPSGGEYADEEELSPIEEVRLTVANTDDPTLPIWTFRMWFLGLLSCALLSFLNQFFAYRTQPLVITQITVQVATLPIGRFMASVLPKTKFRIPGFGSRTFSVNPGPFNMKEHVLISIFANAGSAFGSGSAYAVGIVTIIKAFYHSNISLVAGWLLITTTQVLGYGWAGLLRKYVVEPAHMWWPDTLVQVSLFRALHEHENERMSRAKFFVIALICSFSWYLVPGYLFSTLTNISWVCWVFSKSVTAQQLGSGMRGLGLGALTLDWSAVASFLFSPLISPFFSIVNIFAGYVLIVYILIVYTAIPTAYWAFDMYNASRFPIFSSQLFTAQGQIYNISGIVNDKFELDLAKYQEQGRIHLSMFFALTYGFGFATIASTLTHVAFFYGREIFERYHASYKGKEDIHTKLMRRYKDIPTWWFYILLGVTLAVSLVLCIFLNNQVQMPWWGLLFAALMAFIFTLPISIITATTNQTPGLNVITEYAMGLIYPGRPIANVCFKTYGYMSMAQAVSFLSDFKLGHYMKIPPRSMFLVQFIGTILAGTINLAVAMWLLDSIKNICQDDLLPADSPWTCPDYRVFFDASVIWGLLGPKRIFGTLGNYGMLNWFFLGGAIGPFIVWLLHKAFPKQNWIPLINLPVLLGATGTMPPATPLNYNAWILVGTIFSFFIFRYRKQWWQRYNYILSAALDAGVAFMGVLLYFSVGMEEKGLTWWGTDGEHCPLATCPTAKGIAVDGCPVN; encoded by the exons ATGGGCACACTGGATATACAAACGCCCTCCAAGTCCACGGACCCAGAAAAGCACATCCCCTCAGGTGGTGAATATGCTGACGAGGAGGAGCTCTCTCCCATCGAAGAAGTCCGGCTAACCGTAGCCAACACCGACGACCCTACCCTCCCCATATGGACCTTCCGGATGTGGTTCCTGGGCTTACTCTCGTGTGCCCTCCTTTCCTTCCTCAACCAATTCTTCGCTTACCGGACCCAGCCCCTCGTCATAACCCAGATCACCGTCCAAGTGGCCACTCTCCCCATCGGTCGTTTCATGGCTTCCGTCCTCCCGAAGACCAAGTTCCGGATACCCGGCTTCGGATCCCGGACGTTCTCGGTCAACCCAGGTCCGTTCAACATGAAGGAGCACGTCCTCATTTCAATCTTTGCTAATGCTGGGAGTGCATTTGGATCTGGGTCTGCATACGCTGTTGGTATTGTTACCATAATCAAAGCCTTCTACCACAGCAACATCTCGCTTGTTGCTGGTTGGCTTCTTATTACCACTACGCAG GTGTTGGGATACGGCTGGGCAGGGCTATTGAGGAAGTATGTGGTGGAGCCGGCACATATGTGGTGGCCCGACACCCTCGTTCAGGTTTCACTTTTCCG GGCTTTGCATGAACATGAGAATGAGCGCATGTCACGGGCAAAGTTCTTCGTGATTGCATTAATCTGCAGTTTCTCATGGTACCTGGTCCCAGGGTACCTCTTCTCAACACTCACAAACATATCATGGGTCTGCTGGGTATTCTCCAAGTCAGTTACAGCCCAGCAGCTCGGTTCTGGCATGCGAGGACTTGGACTTGGAGCTCTGACACTTGACTGGTCTGCTGTGGCATCTTTCTTGTTCAGCCCCCTCATCAGCCCTTTCTTCTCCATCGTCAACATTTTTGCAGGCTACGTATTGATAGTTTACATATTGATAGTTTACACTGCAATCCCAACAGCATACTGGGCATTTGACATGTACAATGCGAGTAGATTTCCTATTTTCTCGTCACAATTGTTTACAGCCCAAGGTCAAATATACAACATATCAGGTATTGTAAATGACAAGTTTGAGCTAGATCTAGCAAAGTATCAGGAGCAAGGACGGATTCACTTGAGCATGTTTTTTGCTCTCACCTATGGCTTTGGATTTGCCACAATCGCATCCACCCTCACACATGTGGCATTTTTCTATGGCAG GGAAATTTTTGAGCGGTATCATGCTTCTTACAAGGGCAAGGAGGACATCCATACCAAATTGATGAGGAGATACAAGGACATACCTACCTGGTGGTTCTACATTCTGCTTGGTGTGACACTTGCAGTTTCCTTAGTACTCTGCATATTTTTAAACAACCAGGTTCAGATGCCATGGTGGGGACTCCTCTTTGCTGCACTCATGGCCTTTATTTTCACTCTTCCAATCAGCATCATAACTGCCACAACAAACCAG ACACCAGGGCTAAACGTTATCACGGAGTATGCAATGGGTCTAATATACCCCGGAAGACCAATAGCCAATGTTTGCTTCAAAACCTATGGATACATGAGCATGGCTCAGGCTGTCTCTTTCCTCAGTGATTTTAAGCTGGGACACTATATGAAGATTCCTCCAAGATCAATGTTCTTAGTTCAG TTCATAGGAACAATTCTGGCTGGAACCATCAACCTTGCGGTGGCAATGTGGTTGCTAGACTCCATAAAGAACATATGCCAGGATGATCTTCTTCCCGCTGACAGTCCCTGGACATGCCCTGACTACCGAGTCTTCTTTGATGCATCTGTTATATGGGGTCTGTTAGGACCAAAACGGATCTTTGGGACACTTGGAAACTATGGGATGCTGAATTGGTTCTTCCTTGGAGGTGCAATAGGGCCATTTATTGTTTGGCTGTTGCACAAGGCATTTCCCAAGCAAAATTGGATTCCTCTCATTAACCTTCCAGTCCTTCTTGGAGCAACTGGAACGATGCCACCAGCAACACCATTGAACTACAATGCATGGATTCTTGTCGGAACAATTTTCAGCTTTTTCATCTTCCGTTACAGAAAGCAGTGGTGGCAGAGGTACAATTACATTCTTTCAGCAGCATTGGATGCTGGCGTGGCTTTCATGGGAGTGCTATTGTACTTTTCAGTGGGCATGGAAGAGAAAGGTTTGACCTGGTGGGGTACCGATGGTGAACATTGTCCATTAGCAACATGTCCAACAGCCAAGGGCATAGCTGTTGATGGTTGTCCAGTGAACTAA